The uncultured Bacteroides sp. genome has a segment encoding these proteins:
- the aldA gene encoding aldehyde dehydrogenase codes for MKNLKMFINGKFVENVSDKWINVLNPSTEEVISLMPDGSADDVKAAIDAAEKAQPEWEKIPAVERGRYLRIIASGIRKREAELTDIIVREGGKTQALANVEVLFTADYMDYMAEWARRYEGEIIQSDRPKENIFLFKKPIGVTTGILPWNFPFFLIARKAAPALVTGNTIVIKPSQLTPENAYVFAQVVEESGLPAGVLNIVFGKGSVVGHELAANPKVGMVSLTGSVDAGRQTMAAACTNITKVSLELGGKAPAIVMNDADIDLAVKCIIASRVINTGQVCNCCERVYVHKDIKDEFQEKVIEGMKKVTYGDPSKIKELDMGPLIDANSLKSVQDKVDKAVKQGAKIACGGKKIDKKGYFFEPTVLTDVTHDMDIAHEETFGPVLPIIEFTDLDKAIEWANDCEYGLTSSVYTKNLNTALKLVRALKFGETYINRENFEAMQGFHAGWRKSGIGGADGKHGLEEYLQTHVVYVETQD; via the coding sequence ATGAAAAATCTAAAAATGTTTATCAATGGGAAATTTGTAGAAAACGTTTCTGACAAATGGATTAATGTACTGAACCCTTCGACTGAAGAAGTTATCTCACTGATGCCCGATGGTAGTGCCGATGATGTAAAAGCAGCAATTGATGCTGCAGAAAAGGCTCAGCCTGAATGGGAGAAAATCCCGGCCGTAGAGAGGGGTAGATATCTTAGAATCATTGCAAGCGGTATCAGAAAAAGAGAAGCTGAACTGACTGATATTATTGTGAGAGAGGGTGGCAAAACGCAGGCATTGGCAAATGTTGAGGTTTTATTTACCGCTGATTATATGGATTACATGGCCGAATGGGCCCGCCGTTATGAAGGTGAAATTATTCAAAGTGACAGACCAAAAGAAAATATATTCCTGTTTAAGAAACCTATTGGTGTTACTACAGGAATCCTTCCCTGGAATTTTCCGTTTTTCTTAATTGCCAGAAAAGCAGCTCCTGCATTGGTTACTGGTAATACGATTGTAATTAAACCAAGCCAGTTAACGCCGGAGAATGCTTATGTGTTTGCTCAGGTTGTTGAAGAATCGGGTTTGCCTGCAGGTGTTCTCAATATTGTGTTTGGTAAAGGCTCAGTAGTAGGGCATGAACTGGCTGCTAACCCGAAGGTGGGAATGGTTAGTCTCACCGGAAGTGTGGATGCCGGCCGTCAGACCATGGCTGCTGCCTGTACTAATATCACTAAGGTATCTCTGGAACTTGGCGGAAAAGCTCCTGCTATTGTAATGAATGATGCAGACATTGATTTGGCTGTAAAATGCATTATCGCATCCCGGGTTATTAATACCGGACAGGTTTGCAACTGTTGCGAACGTGTTTATGTGCACAAAGATATAAAGGATGAATTCCAGGAAAAGGTGATTGAAGGAATGAAGAAGGTTACTTATGGAGATCCGAGTAAAATTAAAGAACTGGATATGGGGCCGCTGATTGATGCCAATTCGCTGAAATCGGTTCAGGATAAAGTGGATAAAGCTGTAAAACAAGGAGCGAAGATTGCATGTGGTGGTAAGAAGATAGATAAGAAAGGTTATTTCTTTGAACCTACTGTTCTGACGGATGTAACCCATGATATGGATATTGCACACGAAGAAACCTTTGGTCCGGTTCTGCCTATCATTGAATTCACTGATTTAGATAAAGCGATTGAATGGGCCAACGATTGCGAATATGGGCTTACCTCATCTGTATACACAAAGAACCTGAACACTGCGTTGAAGTTGGTTCGTGCGCTGAAGTTTGGTGAAACCTACATAAACAGAGAAAACTTTGAGGCTATGCAGGGATTCCATGCCGGATGGCGTAAATCGGGGATTGGTGGTGCTGATGGTAAACACGGCCTGGAAGAGTATTTGCAAACTCATGTTGTATATGTTGAAACTCAGGATTAA
- a CDS encoding TonB-dependent receptor: MKRIIYIFLFICIALTAAAQQKLSLKGKVIDKGKREPVSFASVGIYGTGQGSVTDSLGNFTIKNITPGIYRLQVSAVGYNTVLTPEYILSTKDLFITVELEENVTRLNEVSVTASTFRRNPESPVGLRLIGLQEIEKSPGANRDISRIVQNYAGVGYSPVGYRNDLIVRGGGPSENRFFMDGVEIPNINHFSTQGASGGPVGIINADLIREVSFYTGAFPASRGNALSSVLDFKLRDGNMEKNSMKATLGAAEFSLTSNGHLSKKTTYLASVRQSYLQFLFKALGLPFLPTYTDAQFKIKTRLSQHNEITFLGLTGIDNMKLNTNLTGEKAEYILSYLPTVKQQTFTLGSVYKHYAGAHIQTVVLSHSYLNNHLTKYLKNDESTPDNLTLKYGSLEQETKLRVENASTFGLMKVNIGANLDHTQYTNNTFQKAYTNQSKTYNYHTFLDIVRWGFFGTMNYESPDERMTVSLGVRGDACNYTSQMNKLSNQLSPRLSLSYQIVGDVYFSGNVGRYYQLPAYTTLGYKDNNGIYLNKGLGYVTVDQYSAGLTYKHSENLQITAEGFYKKYDNIPFSVNDNIPLADKGADYGVVGNEELTPTAQGRSYGVELMAKWIIVKKLNLSSALTLFKSEYRKDEQSPYIASSWDNKYIFNLGGTYNFSNNWSFGAKISSIGGAPYTPYDVNKSSLVTAWDAQGRAYYDYSRYNTERLSAYTRIDLRVDKTFYLKKYMLGFYIDLQNITGSQIKQADALMSTGVIENPSAPINQQRYKMKYISQDSGTVIPTLGITFEF, from the coding sequence ATGAAACGAATAATCTATATATTCCTATTTATATGTATTGCCCTGACAGCGGCTGCCCAACAGAAACTTTCATTAAAAGGTAAAGTTATTGATAAAGGAAAGCGCGAACCTGTTTCCTTTGCCAGTGTGGGAATTTATGGTACAGGTCAGGGGTCTGTAACTGATTCTCTGGGAAATTTTACCATTAAAAATATTACACCGGGAATCTATCGTTTGCAGGTTTCGGCAGTGGGATACAACACTGTGCTCACTCCTGAATACATTCTTTCCACAAAAGATCTTTTCATCACCGTGGAACTGGAAGAAAATGTGACTCGCCTGAATGAAGTCAGCGTCACGGCTTCCACTTTCAGACGAAATCCCGAGAGTCCGGTGGGGCTTCGTCTTATCGGATTACAGGAAATAGAGAAGAGTCCCGGAGCCAACCGCGACATTTCACGCATTGTGCAGAACTATGCAGGTGTGGGATACTCGCCGGTGGGATACCGAAATGATCTGATTGTTCGCGGAGGCGGACCTTCGGAAAACCGCTTCTTCATGGATGGAGTGGAGATTCCCAATATCAATCACTTCAGTACGCAGGGAGCATCCGGCGGTCCGGTGGGAATTATCAATGCCGACCTTATCCGTGAAGTCAGTTTCTATACAGGAGCCTTTCCCGCAAGTCGCGGAAATGCGTTGAGTTCCGTGCTCGATTTCAAGTTGCGTGACGGAAATATGGAGAAGAACTCCATGAAAGCCACTCTTGGAGCAGCAGAGTTTTCTCTGACTTCCAACGGACACCTGAGCAAAAAGACAACTTACCTGGCTTCTGTTCGTCAGTCATACCTGCAATTCCTTTTCAAAGCACTGGGATTGCCTTTCCTGCCCACATACACCGATGCACAGTTTAAAATTAAAACACGCCTTTCTCAACATAATGAGATTACATTCCTTGGACTTACCGGTATTGACAACATGAAGCTCAATACAAATCTCACGGGTGAAAAAGCAGAATACATACTCAGTTACCTGCCCACTGTTAAGCAGCAAACATTCACCCTTGGCTCGGTTTACAAACATTATGCAGGCGCACATATCCAGACTGTCGTTTTGAGTCACAGCTATCTGAACAATCATCTCACAAAATATCTGAAAAATGATGAAAGTACTCCTGATAATTTGACCCTGAAATATGGTTCGCTGGAGCAAGAGACTAAATTGCGGGTAGAGAATGCCTCTACTTTCGGGCTGATGAAGGTAAATATTGGAGCAAATCTGGACCACACTCAATATACCAATAACACATTTCAGAAGGCATATACCAATCAATCAAAGACCTACAACTACCATACTTTTCTGGATATAGTTCGATGGGGATTCTTTGGAACCATGAATTATGAATCGCCCGATGAACGGATGACTGTTTCGCTGGGAGTAAGAGGCGATGCCTGCAATTATACCTCACAGATGAATAAGCTCAGCAATCAGCTTTCGCCAAGACTATCCCTCTCCTACCAGATTGTCGGCGATGTTTATTTCAGTGGAAATGTAGGCCGATATTATCAGTTGCCGGCTTATACCACACTGGGCTACAAAGATAACAATGGAATTTACCTCAATAAAGGTCTGGGATATGTAACGGTTGACCAGTACAGTGCCGGGCTGACTTACAAGCACAGTGAGAATCTACAGATTACCGCCGAAGGATTCTACAAGAAGTATGATAATATCCCTTTCTCCGTGAATGACAATATCCCGCTGGCAGATAAAGGAGCCGACTATGGTGTGGTGGGAAATGAAGAACTCACCCCCACTGCTCAGGGACGTTCATACGGTGTTGAGTTGATGGCGAAATGGATTATTGTGAAAAAGCTGAATCTATCGTCCGCCCTCACCCTCTTTAAAAGTGAATACAGAAAAGACGAGCAAAGTCCGTACATCGCTTCTTCGTGGGATAACAAATACATCTTCAATCTGGGTGGAACCTATAATTTCTCTAATAACTGGAGCTTCGGAGCAAAAATCAGCAGCATAGGCGGTGCACCCTACACTCCTTATGATGTGAATAAATCGTCACTGGTAACAGCCTGGGATGCACAAGGACGTGCATATTATGATTATTCCAGATACAATACCGAACGTCTATCTGCCTATACCCGTATAGACCTGAGAGTTGACAAGACTTTCTATTTAAAGAAATACATGCTTGGTTTTTACATTGATTTGCAGAACATAACCGGAAGCCAGATTAAGCAAGCCGATGCCTTAATGAGTACCGGAGTAATTGAAAATCCTTCTGCACCAATAAATCAGCAACGGTATAAAATGAAATACATCAGTCAGGATAGCGGTACGGTGATTCCTACTTTGGGAATTACTTTTGAGTTTTAG
- a CDS encoding alpha/beta hydrolase family protein yields MKNRIFSLSFLLLFAFVVSVSAAKVDTLLVKSPSMNKDVKVVVIAPDGTKASKNATYPVLYLLHGYSGNAKSWIELKPNLPEIADQNKMIIVCPDGKNSWYWDSPKDPSYRYETFVSDELVKYVDAHYKTIADKKGRAITGLSMGGHGALWLAFRHKDIFGAAGSTSGGVDIRPFPTNWEMSKQLGEFAANKKSWDEHTVINQIDNIVNGDLAIIIDCGEGDFFLNVNKDLHERLLGRKIDHDFITRPGVHNGKYWNNSIDYQLLFFKKFFER; encoded by the coding sequence ATGAAAAACCGTATTTTTTCTTTATCCTTTCTGCTGCTGTTTGCTTTTGTAGTAAGCGTAAGTGCAGCAAAAGTAGACACACTACTAGTGAAAAGTCCGTCAATGAACAAAGATGTTAAGGTGGTAGTCATTGCACCCGATGGTACTAAAGCCTCAAAGAATGCAACTTATCCGGTTCTTTATCTCTTGCATGGCTACAGTGGTAATGCCAAAAGCTGGATAGAACTGAAACCAAATCTACCAGAAATTGCCGATCAGAATAAGATGATCATTGTTTGCCCCGATGGTAAAAATAGCTGGTACTGGGATAGTCCTAAAGATCCTTCTTATAGATATGAAACATTTGTTTCTGATGAACTGGTGAAGTATGTGGATGCTCATTATAAAACTATAGCCGATAAGAAAGGGCGTGCCATTACCGGTCTCAGCATGGGCGGTCACGGAGCATTGTGGCTGGCTTTCCGTCATAAAGATATATTTGGTGCAGCAGGAAGTACCAGCGGTGGGGTAGATATTCGTCCTTTCCCTACAAATTGGGAAATGAGCAAACAGTTGGGCGAATTCGCTGCCAATAAGAAATCATGGGATGAACATACTGTAATCAATCAGATTGATAATATTGTGAACGGCGACCTGGCCATTATCATTGATTGTGGAGAAGGTGATTTCTTCCTTAACGTGAACAAGGATCTTCACGAGCGTCTGCTGGGACGGAAGATTGATCATGACTTCATCACCCGTCCTGGAGTTCATAACGGTAAATACTGGAATAACTCCATTGATTATCAGCTTTTGTTCTTCAAAAAGTTCTTTGAGAGATAA
- a CDS encoding S41 family peptidase yields MKKYSSILLLLSGVIFTAIFTSCKGEDRTLEYKDTKGVNDWVYGKMKDYYLWYDEIPISSKLNFYADPDVFFYTLLSSKEKKNSNYYSWIEQKEITTKSIDEKSSYGFEFVLYTLNSIQYARVLYVLPGSPASDAGLKRGDWILSLDGQSITTTNYTQLLTGSGAKLTLGLFTGNAKSPFVESGSLTLSAARAVNNDPILVNKVLTSASGSKIGYLMYTHFATGPNDNAYDYTYEKELRQAFASFKNQNVQDFVLDLRYNPGGYITNSQLLSTMLAPSSSLGKTFCVIKYNDKMNPSQTTYKFEKDSIKEGANLNLSRLYVLVSNYTASASELLINGLKPFMNVTLIGTTTEGKNLGSITIEDDNYNWILQPIVGKLYNSEDKSDYGSGFTPDVKLDETANYDAFMELGNENEIMLKQALALINGASVSTAASTKSFSTLLNIGQSSLDRKKTNGVRLSPIKR; encoded by the coding sequence ATGAAAAAATATTCATCTATACTCCTTCTTCTTTCAGGAGTTATATTCACCGCAATATTCACTTCTTGTAAGGGAGAAGACAGAACTCTGGAATACAAAGATACAAAGGGAGTAAATGACTGGGTTTACGGTAAAATGAAAGATTACTATCTTTGGTATGATGAAATTCCGATTAGTAGTAAGCTTAACTTTTATGCCGATCCTGATGTTTTCTTCTATACCTTATTATCTAGCAAAGAAAAAAAGAACAGTAACTATTATTCCTGGATAGAACAAAAAGAGATTACCACCAAAAGTATAGACGAAAAATCATCTTACGGGTTTGAGTTCGTCCTTTACACATTAAATAGCATACAGTATGCCCGCGTGCTTTATGTTTTACCCGGTAGTCCTGCCAGTGATGCCGGACTGAAACGTGGCGACTGGATTCTTTCTCTCGACGGACAAAGCATTACCACCACAAATTATACCCAGCTACTTACCGGAAGCGGAGCAAAATTGACCTTAGGACTTTTCACAGGAAACGCAAAAAGTCCTTTTGTTGAAAGTGGTTCGCTTACATTATCTGCAGCCAGAGCAGTAAATAATGATCCTATTTTGGTAAATAAAGTATTGACCAGTGCTTCGGGAAGCAAAATTGGTTACCTTATGTATACTCATTTTGCTACGGGACCTAATGATAATGCCTATGATTATACTTACGAAAAGGAATTGCGTCAGGCGTTTGCCTCCTTCAAGAACCAGAATGTGCAGGATTTCGTTCTCGACCTTCGTTACAATCCAGGAGGATACATTACCAATAGTCAGCTGCTTAGTACCATGCTAGCTCCCAGCTCTTCACTGGGCAAAACATTTTGCGTAATAAAATACAATGATAAAATGAATCCATCACAAACCACCTATAAATTTGAAAAAGATTCTATAAAAGAAGGAGCCAATTTAAATCTTTCTCGTCTGTATGTTTTGGTTAGTAATTATACTGCTTCTGCTTCCGAACTACTTATTAATGGATTAAAGCCTTTTATGAATGTTACATTAATTGGAACCACTACCGAAGGGAAAAATCTTGGATCAATTACCATAGAAGACGATAATTATAACTGGATACTTCAACCTATAGTGGGCAAATTATATAATTCGGAAGATAAATCCGATTATGGCAGTGGATTTACACCAGATGTAAAACTAGATGAAACAGCAAATTATGATGCTTTCATGGAGCTGGGAAATGAGAATGAAATTATGCTAAAGCAGGCGCTTGCATTAATAAATGGTGCCAGCGTCTCGACGGCGGCCAGCACCAAATCTTTTTCTACCTTATTAAATATCGGTCAGAGTTCTTTGGACAGAAAGAAGACAAACGGAGTACGGTTATCTCCTATAAAGAGATAA
- the cysK gene encoding cysteine synthase A: protein MAKIAKQLTDLIGNTPLLELSHFNAVKNLQATVIAKLEYFNPAGSVKDRAAYAMIQSAEEKGLLKANSVIVEPTSGNMGVGLAFVSAVKKYKLILTMPDTMSVERRNLLKALGATIVLTPGVEGMKGAIAKANAIKEEIPDAVILQQFDNSANPEIHTKTTAEEIWKDTDGKVDIFVAGVGTGGTVSGVGVGLKKHNPGVKIVAVEPLDSPVLSGGKSGPHKIQGIGAGFVPKNFNTEVVDEILQVSNDDAIRTGRELASQEGLLVGISSGAAVFAAVELSKRPENAGKNIVVLLPDTGERYLSTLLYAFEEYPL from the coding sequence ATGGCAAAGATCGCAAAACAATTAACAGACTTGATAGGAAATACTCCTTTATTGGAACTTTCTCATTTTAATGCAGTTAAGAATCTGCAGGCAACAGTGATTGCTAAACTTGAGTACTTTAATCCTGCCGGTAGTGTGAAAGACCGTGCGGCGTATGCAATGATTCAGAGTGCTGAGGAAAAAGGCTTGCTGAAAGCAAATAGTGTGATTGTAGAACCAACCAGTGGTAACATGGGAGTGGGACTTGCATTTGTTTCGGCAGTAAAAAAATATAAATTGATATTAACCATGCCCGACACGATGAGTGTTGAACGCAGAAATCTGCTTAAAGCTCTTGGCGCAACAATAGTTCTTACTCCGGGTGTGGAAGGTATGAAAGGGGCTATTGCAAAAGCCAACGCAATAAAAGAAGAAATTCCTGATGCGGTTATCTTGCAGCAGTTTGATAATTCTGCAAATCCTGAAATACACACCAAAACAACGGCTGAAGAGATATGGAAAGATACCGATGGTAAGGTGGATATTTTTGTAGCCGGTGTAGGGACAGGTGGAACAGTATCAGGAGTAGGTGTTGGTTTGAAAAAGCATAACCCTGGCGTAAAGATTGTAGCTGTTGAACCTTTAGATTCACCCGTATTGTCGGGAGGGAAGTCCGGTCCGCACAAAATTCAGGGTATAGGTGCGGGATTTGTACCTAAGAACTTTAACACTGAAGTGGTTGATGAGATTCTTCAGGTGAGCAATGACGATGCAATACGTACTGGTCGTGAACTGGCTTCACAAGAAGGCCTTTTAGTAGGAATCTCTTCAGGAGCGGCAGTTTTTGCAGCAGTTGAGCTTTCTAAACGCCCTGAAAATGCAGGAAAGAATATTGTGGTATTACTTCCTGATACCGGTGAACGTTATCTTTCCACTTTGCTTTACGCATTTGAAGAATACCCACTATAA
- a CDS encoding O-acetylhomoserine aminocarboxypropyltransferase/cysteine synthase: MATNNLKFETLQVHAGQEVDKTTHARAVPIYLTSSYVFEDAQDGADLFGLRKFGNIYTRLMNPTTDVFEKRVAALEGGLSALATSSGQSAQFIALNNILETGDNFVSTSHLYGGTYNQFKNQFKRLGVTVHFTPNDAPEEFEKLIDDKTKALYLETIGNPDLNIPDFEAIAAVADKHGIPLIVDNTFGAGGAIFRPLEHGASVVVESATKWIGGHGTALGGVIVDSGKFNWGNGKFPVFTEPSDSYHGLIFWDTFGANGPFGNIAFTLRARTEGLRDWGNTISPFNSFLLLQGLESLSLRVERHVSNALALAQWLESRPEVEYVNYPGLESSPYHKLAVKYLKRGFGGVLSFKLKGGSEHADSLINSLELISHLANVGDAKTLIIHPATTTHDQLSDADKIASGAVPGLLRLSAGIENIDDIKADLEQALNKL, translated from the coding sequence ATGGCTACAAATAATTTGAAGTTTGAAACATTACAGGTACATGCCGGACAGGAAGTAGATAAAACAACACATGCACGTGCGGTACCTATTTATTTAACAAGTTCTTATGTTTTTGAAGATGCACAGGATGGCGCTGATCTCTTTGGATTGCGTAAGTTTGGTAATATATATACCCGGTTAATGAATCCTACTACGGATGTATTTGAAAAGCGAGTAGCTGCATTGGAAGGTGGACTTTCTGCCTTGGCTACTTCTTCCGGACAGTCGGCACAGTTCATTGCTCTAAATAATATTCTTGAGACGGGCGACAATTTTGTTTCTACTTCTCATCTTTATGGAGGAACGTATAATCAATTTAAGAACCAATTCAAACGATTGGGCGTTACGGTTCATTTTACACCTAACGATGCACCCGAGGAGTTTGAAAAGCTGATTGATGATAAAACAAAAGCTCTTTATCTGGAAACAATTGGCAATCCCGATTTAAATATTCCTGATTTTGAAGCCATTGCTGCAGTAGCCGACAAGCATGGAATTCCTCTGATTGTAGATAATACCTTTGGTGCCGGTGGTGCTATCTTCCGTCCGTTGGAACACGGTGCAAGTGTGGTTGTTGAAAGTGCAACCAAATGGATTGGCGGACACGGAACTGCTCTTGGTGGTGTGATTGTAGACAGCGGTAAGTTTAACTGGGGTAATGGTAAGTTCCCTGTATTTACTGAACCAAGTGACAGTTACCACGGATTGATCTTTTGGGATACCTTTGGTGCTAATGGCCCATTTGGAAATATTGCCTTTACACTTCGTGCACGTACTGAAGGATTACGCGACTGGGGTAATACTATTTCTCCATTCAACTCATTCTTGTTATTACAAGGTTTAGAATCTCTTTCTTTGCGTGTGGAACGTCATGTATCCAATGCACTTGCTTTGGCTCAATGGCTTGAATCTCGCCCTGAAGTGGAATATGTAAATTATCCGGGATTGGAAAGCAGTCCTTATCACAAGCTTGCTGTGAAATATCTTAAAAGAGGCTTCGGTGGTGTTCTTTCCTTTAAGTTAAAAGGTGGAAGTGAACATGCTGACAGTTTGATTAATAGTCTGGAACTAATAAGCCATTTGGCGAATGTAGGTGATGCTAAAACGCTGATTATCCACCCGGCAACTACTACACATGATCAACTTTCAGATGCGGATAAGATTGCTTCGGGAGCAGTACCCGGATTACTTCGTTTATCGGCCGGTATTGAGAATATTGATGATATAAAGGCCGACCTTGAACAAGCTTTAAATAAATTATAA
- a CDS encoding GNAT family N-acetyltransferase, translating to MMDELRIELYQPSFQEDFVRLNSEWIKTFFHLESSDRAVFNDPKGYILNKGGQIFFAVNEHGKAVGCCALIAHSRQEKYELAKMAVTPRYQGKGAGSLLGEAVLAYARSNGYKKLFLEGNTKMKASIGLYRRLGFKEVSKCGASYSRCNIMMELNL from the coding sequence ATGATGGATGAGCTGAGAATAGAATTATATCAGCCATCCTTTCAAGAAGATTTTGTCCGGCTTAATTCTGAATGGATTAAGACTTTCTTTCATCTGGAAAGTTCAGACCGAGCCGTATTTAACGACCCAAAGGGATACATTCTGAATAAAGGCGGACAAATATTTTTTGCAGTCAATGAACATGGAAAAGCTGTAGGATGCTGCGCACTTATTGCTCATTCCAGACAAGAAAAATATGAATTGGCAAAGATGGCTGTAACTCCCCGCTATCAAGGAAAGGGAGCTGGGAGTCTGCTTGGGGAAGCTGTATTGGCTTATGCCCGAAGCAACGGATATAAGAAACTCTTTCTGGAAGGAAATACAAAAATGAAAGCTTCCATTGGTCTTTATCGGAGACTAGGTTTTAAGGAAGTTTCTAAATGTGGAGCTTCTTATAGTCGTTGCAATATTATGATGGAACTGAATCTATGA
- the mnmA gene encoding tRNA 2-thiouridine(34) synthase MnmA, translated as MEIATLLSGGVDSSVVVHLLKEQGYDPALFYIKIGMDSDEDLTCTAEEDIEMATFIAKKYGCRFEIIDLQKEYWENVVSYTIDKVRHGFTPNPDVMCNKLIKFGCFEQKCGKDFDKTATGHYASTTEKDGKVYLSTAIDPVKDQTDFLAQIDYLQVSKLMFPLGNMMKSEVRDAAQRAALPTAKRKDSQGICFLGKINYNDFIRRYLGEKKGKIVELETGKVIGTHNGYWFHTIGQRKGLGLGGGPWFVIKKNLEENVIYVSRGYDVETQYGNDFSMHDFHFITDNPWESVKESIDVTFKIRHTPEFIPGKLTHDGSTYKIESSKKLQGIAPGQFGVVYDKDAHICIGSGEIQSNVAGTF; from the coding sequence ATGGAAATAGCAACATTACTCTCAGGAGGTGTAGACAGTTCAGTTGTTGTACACCTTCTAAAGGAACAAGGATATGATCCGGCTTTATTTTATATAAAGATCGGAATGGACAGTGACGAGGATCTTACCTGCACGGCAGAAGAAGACATTGAAATGGCAACTTTTATTGCAAAAAAATACGGATGCCGTTTCGAGATTATTGACTTACAAAAGGAATATTGGGAAAATGTAGTTTCTTATACTATTGATAAGGTGCGCCATGGCTTTACTCCCAATCCGGATGTGATGTGTAATAAACTAATTAAGTTTGGTTGTTTTGAACAGAAATGTGGTAAGGATTTCGATAAGACAGCTACAGGACATTATGCCTCTACTACTGAAAAGGATGGAAAGGTTTATCTCTCTACAGCTATTGATCCGGTGAAAGACCAGACCGACTTTCTTGCACAGATTGATTACCTGCAAGTATCTAAACTGATGTTCCCTCTTGGCAATATGATGAAGAGCGAAGTAAGAGATGCTGCGCAGCGTGCCGCACTTCCTACTGCTAAGAGAAAAGACAGTCAGGGAATTTGCTTCCTTGGAAAGATTAACTATAACGACTTTATCCGCCGATATTTGGGTGAGAAGAAAGGAAAGATTGTGGAACTGGAAACCGGAAAGGTAATAGGAACACACAATGGATACTGGTTCCATACTATTGGTCAGCGAAAAGGATTAGGCTTGGGAGGCGGACCTTGGTTCGTGATTAAAAAGAATCTGGAGGAAAATGTTATATACGTTTCTCGTGGATATGATGTGGAAACACAATACGGCAACGACTTCAGCATGCACGACTTCCATTTCATCACTGATAATCCTTGGGAATCTGTAAAGGAATCAATTGATGTAACCTTTAAAATTCGTCATACTCCGGAATTTATTCCCGGCAAGCTTACTCATGACGGCAGCACATACAAGATTGAATCTTCAAAGAAGCTTCAGGGTATTGCACCGGGACAGTTTGGTGTGGTTTATGATAAGGATGCCCATATCTGCATTGGTAGTGGAGAGATACAAAGTAATGTAGCCGGAACTTTTTAA
- a CDS encoding response regulator transcription factor, with amino-acid sequence MREYIIADNQDITKAGTLFLLGGLKGVGNITEAESRAELIKELRTYPEAVVILDYTLFDFSGAEELLILNERFPKASWVLFSDELSEEFVKRVLYSSQQFSFVMKDNSKEEITSALQCAMHKERFICNHISNMLIGKQSSAPVENVLTNTEKIILKEIALGKTTKEIAAERNLSFHTVNSHRKNIFRKLEVNNVHEATKYAMRAGIVDLAEYYI; translated from the coding sequence ATGAGAGAGTATATTATTGCAGACAATCAGGATATTACCAAAGCAGGAACGCTATTCTTGCTCGGTGGATTGAAAGGTGTGGGCAATATTACTGAGGCCGAAAGCCGTGCGGAGCTGATTAAAGAGTTGCGCACATATCCCGAAGCAGTAGTTATTCTGGATTATACACTGTTTGACTTTTCCGGTGCCGAAGAATTACTGATCCTTAATGAACGCTTTCCGAAAGCAAGCTGGGTACTCTTTTCTGATGAGCTTAGTGAGGAGTTTGTGAAGCGGGTTTTATACAGCAGTCAGCAGTTCAGTTTTGTGATGAAGGACAATTCAAAAGAAGAGATCACCTCCGCTTTACAATGCGCCATGCATAAAGAACGGTTCATTTGCAATCATATAAGCAATATGTTGATTGGCAAACAGAGCTCAGCTCCTGTTGAAAATGTACTGACCAATACGGAAAAGATTATTTTAAAAGAGATAGCATTAGGTAAAACTACAAAAGAAATTGCTGCAGAACGCAACTTGAGCTTTCACACAGTTAACTCACATCGGAAAAACATTTTCCGCAAACTGGAAGTCAACAACGTTCACGAAGCAACCAAATACGCCATGAGAGCAGGGATTGTTGATCTGGCGGAATATTATATATAA